aaacgtCTTAGATCCTACATtaaatgttgaacttttttctaTCGATAATGCTAACATAATTTAGCATATatcttttgtggcgtgttatttctatgtctcatcgttttttgacccatttccaTGAGGAAATCAGTCAATATTTCAAAACAACTACTGTAGGTAGTTATTAGAATGGCAGAGAGAtgatgtaaaaaatattgaacttcatgtTCAAATTCCGTTCCGCGTTATTTCGGTTTACtacaaacttaaaaaaagtatgaacacttttgggacgCACTGTagtttttactaaataaaaaaaatgaatttgcatacttaatacaaataaagaaccAAAGTTATAACATTTTACTGTCTTTAAATTATTGTTACATTCAGAaggaaaaattaactttaaaaacgtatattaactttaaaaacgtatatttttaaagtatgtgAAAATACATCAACTAACTTTTGATTCCTTTttagtaaatataaattaaaaaaaaaaaacattattttacaggTTTATGCTCTTCTATGTGTTTTGTCCCAATATCAAGAATATAAAATTGGACTAGTGAGAGAAAACGTGGTCCAGGTaaagtaaaatatacattttccaaaaatgaagaCAAATGTTTGAATATTGTGTCTCGCATAAGGTAGAGATAAAAACAAATCAGAGTTTCGTATTTTTACTGTACTCACAGTATATTTCCACTGCGCCAAACTTCAGAAGATGAATGAGCTGTTGCGCAGAAAACTGAGGTTATTTCTGCAGGGTGGTAAATGTAATTGGAAAAGAGTAAAAACACGTATgaattggaaaaaatatatttgaatacaCTCCCGAAAACACGCTAGTcgaactataaaaataaaatatatgttaaaaatacGATACTGGATAAAAAATACCGTTTCTTTTAGAATTTTTGTGATAGCCAGGAAAGTTTTGATGAAGAATGAAATATGAGTTAGCACAGCTAACCTAAGAGCAAAGTCCGTTAAAGTGATCAAAACATTGGTTCCGGTTTGGGGataaaaatttaagagaaaattatgcaaattttaacaattttgtgaATTTTCATGCGTGCGTATTTTTTTATGCGCTCGTCCAaaaaatatggaagaaagtatACGCACCCAAGTTTTAAATTAACCATTTTCGTAAATGAAAATAACTGCTGTTAAAAATCAATCTATTGTCCGAAACTATTTCAAGCTTAATGTTAGCTGACTTTTTGAAATGGAcgatcaaatttcatgaaatgtcTTTTTCGACGAAATCGGATCCAGTGAAATGCTCCAAGAGAACAAACAtatcgtcaaattgaagaaattcTTTTCGCCCCTTGTTTGAGAATCGGAATTTTGTCAAATGCAACGAAATATGTTTTCATCTTAGTTTTGTcgaattaacaatcatttttgtAGCATTAGTTTTGCCAAATTAtcgtttaaggttttttttttttttcattttttctttttttttctttttctttctttttttctttttctttcttttttttttacaaaggttCGATTTCTTTCCAAAGACTACATAACAGTTAGTTTAATTAAAGGGggatgtttaaaaataaactagttgTTTAACTCCCTCTCACATGATACGAAAAAAAGGGTCCTTCAATCCAAAGAACTGGTACCAATTTAAAGGTTCTTTAACGAATACAAACGACATTCGTTGAAATCCCACAACTTTTCTATGCTAAAATGTAACATTGAAGAACGTACGTAAACAAGCCACTAATTAACAAacccaaatacattttttcccaaATGTTGGAGAGTTATCCTCTTGTCAAATATCACTGATTTAATGACAAAAAGAttgtcaaaaagaaagaaatagtgcTTGAGGATTACTAAAGTGTCAAATTTGAGGGTTATATTATTGACACCGCTGTAATTTTTTTGCCTACTGTATAACGGCGAAGTTTCGTTTAGATACCACTATGAAgcagtttgaaaattttgttggCCATCTTGTATTAGCTGTATCTTGGGagaaattttttgagcaaaataaacCCCCTTGCAGCTTTTTTCCTGAGTTTTAACCTATGTTAAATTCTATAACTTCCGAGACTACGGAGGCAATCCCTCGGCTTGAATTCAGACTAACTATTGCTaaataattaacaaaacaaaagatACAAGGTACGAGCTGTGGTTAGGAACAATTCTTCAACATCACCAAATTAATCGAGATTCTTTAGAGGCATCGGAATTTATACTTGTAGCaataaaatacatataaagaCTCTTAATGAACATAAAACACAGTTTGGATAGTTACGAGTGTTCTCATGTTATGAAGATAacactggaaaattaaaaaaaaaaaacgaagataaCTAACGCTACTATAGTTACAAGTAAAAATATCGCATCAACAAACTTGTGTTATATAATATAAACAAATAGTACGAGTAATTTACAGCCGAAGTTTCGCAAGCATGAATGACATAAAATTTGACTCgcagtaaagaattattttcacGTAAAGTTACGGAGATGACAATATCCATCTACCTGAATAATAGTAAGCTATTtactaggaaaaaaataattcattgtaaatagtaattaaataatttcaacttcaaACGATTATGGATTCCAAATATAATGATTGAGTAAAAGTTAAAATCTTACAAATGCCGCTTTAGATAAGTTAACAACgtacaaaactaaaatttgtgTCTGCAAAGAAGTTTTGTACTATTAAAACActtgtgtatttattttaatttttataactaatattttcaaaattagaagcagaaaaagacaactaattttaatatgattATTAGAGTTAAAAAGTACTTGTGTCGTTTTAGCTTAATTGGTTTAACGTTCGACGAAACcccgaatgaaaaaaaatagataatattGAGTTAGAACTTCGGTCCTGTAACCATGAACTAGTTCTAACTTTGTTTCGGCATCTCAAGATTTAAAACCTTTGCCCCTAGTTTCTCTTAGAATGATTCCCACTAAACGCTAAGTCTGTGTAACAATCATAAGACCTTGCCATAAATATCGACCAATAAATCggtatattgttttatttcttaatggAACTACCGTGAGAATGTTACATTTCTTGCGTTAACGCGTTAACTGTAGTTTAAGGACATTTAATTTATGaacaataatgttttttttttttttttgaagcctcgTGATCAAGAAGCTCCCCGTGAGCCGCCACCCAAGGCACCTGTTACCTCATCAGTAACTGATGAAGTCAACTCTAGTCATGCTCTATTAAATCCATCAGCCGTGGCACCAAAAATCAGTCTCGCTGGACCATCTACATCAGCAGGAAAAATGGTTTATTGTGAGCTGACCACCATATCAGAAGAAATGCACTGTCAGACACCCGTTGCAGTGAAAGAAATGCAGTTGACATCTTTCTCTGAACAACCTACAAACAATGAAACGGTGGAAACTGATGTAAAACAAACCAGCGAGCTTTAATCTAGTTGTTCTACATAaggaaacatttttgaataaatttcatactgtcatgtgcCAAAGTATTAAATAGTTTGTCAATTTTAATTTCGTTATGTCATTTTGCATTACGACTTTGTCTCATGAATTTCTTTTCTCATTTATGATTTTTCTACTTCACATTACTTCTAccaccattttgttttttaaagtttattttgaaatatctctactttttgatttattgaggaaaaatgtgatatttaaaAATAGAGTCGGCGAAATCATTTGAATTTAGAAAATGAATGGCTATAAAGTTATTTACAGCCGTTTCACGGCAAAATAACGAAAACTTTTATATGTTAAGTATGGCTACTGTTAAATCTACTTCGAAAAAcgttctgcattttttttttcgtggcaaGAGTAATAGAGAAATTTGTGcatggaaaatgacattaatACGTTTTATTTTGTAAGAACAGCATCCACGCATTTTTCTATAACTTGCTTCATGTGAAAGGAATTCAGAACTCtcagttttaatttaattaattactttgaaatgttcaaaatgtaGTAGGGAGACGTGGAGCACAGTGAAATTGTGAAACAattactctacttttagcgccAACTATCTGGTGgcattttaacaatgtagtagcacatgtattcgattccagtcaggaaaaagtaccgctgaagattaaagcatatgacaatacatgactttttcaaaaatgtacattcaaattgtaatattttgttgtaagacaaaaattatttttgttgttacaaaatgataaagttcttgttattaagaatttaaatattgattgagacctactaatattcagtgacgtatttattttgttaatattaagcctatttctattttaaatattttgcacaattagtcaagtacatgcggggcaaagtgaaatagttcctttcgtttactcactcatttgTTAAACCATTTATGTTTATATGAAATAACAActtcaaatagcacaaattgcattttactacagacacgtgtttcggcggcAAAAGAaatgtctttttcaatgcaaaaaaaatgaagttatggATGCAAAGacttatgtttatatttataaattaattcatctgcATTCCTGCATTTAGTAATTCAgttatttattcgttcattctcttattttcttattcattcactgttttactcaattatttatttttcttcatacattaattaatttatttaattaatttgttcatgtagtgtttcatcgtttttttatttatttattcaacattttattCACTGATCTGTTTGATCAAAAACGGTTtaaataatcaaaagaaaaatatttcaacagaaaagatagttaatttttcactttgccccattcaaaaaaaaataaaaagaaaatttttcaacttttttttttgaaggtgtaaatttactgaagaaatttaaaaaaatttaatgcaagttttattataaaaggcaatgtttttttcttttcgtactgtaattttcaaaacaaatttccaatttattcattttgaaaaagctcagtcaacGTAGCTATTTCACCTTGCCACTGttcccatattcccctacttccTTCGATAAAACTGATACAGTATTGATTCTCTAGTTCATGTATTCATTTCGTTAgttctttcaaaaaatagttactaattttggttctaatgtttttttttctgttatcatGTTAATACGTATTTCCTGAATTgcagttattgtaaaaatgtaaaaaaattcaaaaatagttttagtttcaCCTTAAAATATGTGTTTAATTTAAGTTTGAAATGCTTACCCAGAATAGGATTTCATTGCACggtatatattttaatttgcgtTAATTAAAGTGAAACTAAGGATCATTAACGCTTACGTTCGACGACCTCAACCGGTAGCAACCGgttggttgatcacatgacagcagTGACGTCAGCTATTGCTAAAGCATTGGAGGTAACGTCATTATTTGATGTCATTATTTTAACCGGTGAGCTACCGGTCGCTCATCGAACACAACcattatcaaaaattaaaaagctttaCCTTCGTTATTATTGCTTAGTACTGATATTGTACGTaaggtatttaaaaatattaattgaattgctttttgcaaattttttttcccatatacaGCAGTCTGGAGAGCTAGGCACTCGACAACCCGGTTAATTGTAGAAAACTCGGCGACATTTTGGCAGGATGGAAAAAATCAACGTGAAAAACTTGATGCCCACGAAATCCCAATAACTCGGAAATTTTACAAACTCCGTCACTTTTCGTGGCACAAATTGGTTCGTTTTTTCGATTTTCTACTGCATcacgaaaaatttaaatcattccttatttgtttgtttacttttttgcgTTGATAATAAAATTGCTACGCTATACTGACAAATAACGAAAATTGAATTGTTAAATTATAGTGAAATAGATTTTATACAGAAGATTTATTGGTGCTACTAACCATTTTGATAGAACTGCCTGGTCTCAAAAGTAGCTTCATTTCATTATTCTAATTACTACTGAAAATATACATAAAGTTTTCCaaggaaaatgattatttttttaagcaagattaagaagtttaaaaacaattcattGCATAAACTACATTAGTAGTTTGAGTTAAATTCGGAGTTTTTTTGGCGTTGATTTAGAGGCAAGGTTTTCTTCAATACCTTTCATATCTCAATATTTGACATTACAATCTCTTTAATATTCCTTTCATATTGTTTGTTGCTCTGCGAACATGTACGAAAAATGTGAGAAACACGTAGACGTTTAATTGCACTGGGGAAAAGTTTGGTCGCACATCAGTAAACAAACAACTAGTGATTACATTATTTATACTTCTTATTTCAGCAA
This sequence is a window from Uloborus diversus isolate 005 chromosome 10, Udiv.v.3.1, whole genome shotgun sequence. Protein-coding genes within it:
- the LOC129231490 gene encoding uncharacterized protein LOC129231490, which encodes MPELNTFCCWKTVKSGAYACALYTLIFYTALFIAGVCHAQTVSSYSSMFGFCLVMVVLSAVCIICSVILIVGLYKDNRYLLLPWTVAVAMTTLIDVMVSFYLIRDAITEPFLAVLFVTDVLICAVNVYALLCVLSQYQEYKIGLVRENVVQPRDQEAPREPPPKAPVTSSVTDEVNSSHALLNPSAVAPKISLAGPSTSAGKMVYCELTTISEEMHCQTPVAVKEMQLTSFSEQPTNNETVETDVKQTSEL